In Dysidea avara chromosome 3, odDysAvar1.4, whole genome shotgun sequence, a single window of DNA contains:
- the LOC136249479 gene encoding protein NLRC5-like has translation MAVPPDLACIDDQLSRVPTDLKPFVSKKKERPALADISNHVVPQWSPQWRQLGMELGVDHHVMNIIEHDQPNDCRKCCHDILDDWLNRNPAASWEALILAIVRLPTCVNVDVANIQTVVKNRYIQNRHTPHDDWPPYYPKHYTPLTVIHHEGRCTESEVISGAKRLFTKGYSMNDLAVKNINDLFIPFEGATPYPYRILIEGAPGIGKTILSKEIASQWANHSILTSKQLLFLLFMRAPQIRRITNVKSLVSYFCETASSKVTDWLVQTDGQHLVIILDGYDEVSEDNHDSFINDIIDRKRLTKCGVVITSRPAASSHLHTIVDCRAEVLGFAEENRQQFIQEALQGQQDKIEELRSFLQFNQYLNTLCYIPLNMSILLSLAEDGINALPNTQTKLFEKFIIMTIVHFLKKDRMVCTTGVASLNDIPHPYDQIVKELSQFAFLALQKDQLVFTLAEVKAACPNFNPSNWYGLGLLKPARYFKPQDGCDHESFHFLHFSIQEYMAAYHIASLPRHKVIALLTNTFWRTRYFNTWIMYVGITGGKKFAFKHFLSGSRFMLSSQIMKASIISSKILSNKIKCLHLLHCLAEVNHKMLPSIENIFHNGIIDLSHQVLSPNDVNTLAILLLRSPGKTWEKLDVSHCNIDDKTCNAFCTVFYSQNVALQVKSFNISCNNLHWESVNRLCKVLRFWHTEELALSVNSLYDSVLMKTINTFSCKMKQHLQAHVVKTVTDGLLLVTYIEEQNRIIAMYAKEDFIKCSQFSNCKLNENDEYIINKLTEFVKKVTQYELASIVFTYIIPHAKNKFSSMLSRFQLIKLYGSNMHSMGAYLLSSISSVDYHYNITLPHKYVADFLASVICHDLRFRASYLEALPAVQSEVTRKTIGSLTTLMGLSISKIGISDKAAGDIAVIISCNVGIRTLYLQSNKLGTAGAIKIARALKDSLSLTEFDISNNSIGIEAASDIATALSHNVKLRKLYIQGNNFQTTGIIQIARPLQSISSLTELNISNNDVSCEAADDIATVLSHNTALQKLYLGGNHLGTAGTIKIARALQCTFSLTDFSVSNNNINCEAADDIAVILSNSAKLQKLYLENNKLETTGTITVMRALEGASSLTECDLSSNGISGEAVYYIATVLSQNVKLQKLYLHGNNFGPNGPTKIVNALGSRLSLTEFALSNNDISVETADDIAVFLSHNTQLQKLFLHQNNLGTISAIKIGKALQNASSLIEFVISDNNITSEAAYDIACIIAKNTDLQKLYINGNNFGTAGVIQIVRALQNNYSLTDLNISNNNIGEEAADDIAAVLQHSTNLQKLYLGGNRLETIGIMKITTGLQNTVSLTEFNFSCNNVCDAAADKIAAVIHHNNNLRKLYANGNNLRTLGAIKVARALCNASLIEFNISSNSIGNKAADDIAVTLSHSTKLRTFYMQSNDLGTVGAMKIVQALKETSSLIELSMSNNNIGSAAADDIATVLSYNKKLQKFYIRSNNIGTIGAIKIARALKDAMFLKEFDILGNNIDSEAADEIAAVLDHNIYLRKLHLGRNSLGSEGTSKIARALLSTSLLTDLSIENSKICSEAADDISAVLAHSTNLQNLYLQMNNLGTIGIVKIMTALKIIYNLSVLDISNNNICVKAADGIAAVLSCNTRLQKICLGGNNLETAGIIKIMQSLHNTVNLMEFDVSSNNLNSEAADFIAKVLRHNTKLEKLCLQDNNFKTEDAIKVARALQYTVSLTELDISSNNISGEAASDITAVLVHNIKLEKLYL, from the exons ATGGCCGTGCCACCAGATCTCGCATGTATAGATGATCAACTATCAAGGGTGCCCACAGATCTAAAGCCATTCGTTTCTAAAA AAAAAGAAAGACCAGCACTTGCAGACATCAGCAATCATGTAGTACCACAGTGGTCACCACAGTGGAGACAGCTGGGTATGGAGTTAGGAGTTGACCATCACGTGATGAACATCATTGAACATGATCAGCCCAACGATTGTAGAAAGTGTTGTCATGATATATTAGATGATTGGCTTAATAGGAATCCTGCTGCTTCTTGGGAAGCTTTGATTCTAGCTATTGTTAGATTGCCAACTTGTG TCAATGTGGATGTTGCCAATATACAAACAGTAGTCAAGAACAGATACATACAAAACAGGCACACCCCACACGATGACTGGCCTCCATACTATCCTAAACATTACACTCCATTAACTGTCATCCATCATGAAGGAAGGTGTACTGAATCTGAGGTCATTTCTGGTGCAAAAAGGTTATTTACTAAAGGGTACAGTATGAATGACCTAGCTGTTAAGAACATCAATGATCTATTTATACCATTTGAAGGAGCCACACCTTATCCTTACCGGATTCTCATTGAAGGAGCACCTGGAATAGGCAAAACTATTTTAAGCAAAGAAATTGCTTCGCAGTGGGCAAATCACAGTATACTAACCAGCAAACAGTTACTGTTCTTACTATTTATGCGTGCTCCTCAGATAAGACGTATAACCAATGTTAAATCACTTGTGAGTTATTTTTGTGAGACTGCATCCAGTAAAGTCACTGATTGGCTTGTTCAAACTGATGGTCAGCACCTTGTTATTATACTTGACGGATATGATGAAGTTTCTGAAGATAACCACGACTCATTTATAAATGATATTATTGATCGTAAGAGGTTAACAAAATGTGGTGTGGTCATCACATCTCGTCCTGCTGCCTCATCACACCTCCATACTATTGTAGACTGCAGAGCAGAGGTGTTGGGGTTTGCTGAGGAAAATCGGCAACAATTTATTCAAGAAGCTTTACAAGGCCAGCAGGACAAAATTGAAGAGCTCAGAAGTTTTCTGCAATTCAATCAATATCTTAATACATTATGTTATATTCCACTAAACATGAGTATACTACTTTCCCTTGCTGAAGACGGTATCAACGCATtgccaaacacacaaacaaaactTTTTGAAAAGTTCATTATCATGACGATCGTTCATTTTCTCAAAAAAGACAGAATGGTGTGTACTACTGGTGTAGCTAGCCTCAATGACATTCCCCATCCTTATGATCAAATAGTCAAGGAATTGTCACAATTTGCATTTCTTGCTTTACAAAAGGATCAACTGGTGTTCACACTAGCTGAGGTTAAAGCAGCATGTCCTAACTTTAATCCGTCTAATTGGTATGGACTTGGACTGTTGAAACCTGCTCGGTATTTCAAACCACAAGATGGCTGTGATCATGAATCATTTCATTTCCTTCATTTTTCCATCCAAGAATACATGGCTGCTTACCATATTGCCTCACTACCACGACACAAAGTAATTGCTTTACTCACTAACACATTTTGGAGAACACGTTATTTCAACACTTGGATTATGTATGTTGGCATAACGGGAGGTAAAAAGTTTGCCTTCAAGCATTTTCTCTCTGGTAGCCGTTTCATGTTATCTAGTCAAATAATGAAAGCTTCCATCATATCTAGCAAAATCTTGAGCAATAAAATTAAATGTCTTCATCTGCTACACTGCTTAGCTGAAGTCAATCATAAGATGTTGCCATCTATTGAAAACATTTTCCACAATGGGATAATTGACCTCAGTCACCAAGTTTTATCACCTAATGATGTAAATACTCTTGCAATTTTACTATTAAGATCCCCCGGTAAAACATGGGAGAAGCTTGATGTATCACACTGCAATATTGATGACAAGACCTGCAATGCTTTTTGTACAGTATTTTATTCTCAAAATGTGGCCTTGCAAGTCAAAAGTTTCAACATTTCATGTAACAACTTGCACTGGGAATCTGTCAATAGACTTTGTAAAGTATTGAGATTCTGGCACACTGAAGAGTTAGCTCTTTCTGTCAACAGTTTGTATGATAGTGTGTTAATGAAAACAATTAACACTTTTAGCTGTAAGATGAAGCAACATTTACAAGCGCATGTAGTAAAAACTGTAACTGATGGATTACTCTTGGTTACATATATCGAAGAGCAAAACAGAATAATTGCTATGTATGCTAAAGAAGACTTTATTAAATGCAGTCAGTTTAGCAACTGCAAGTTGAATGAAAATGATGAATATATCATCAACAAGCTAACAGAATTTGTGAAAAAAGTGACTCAGTATGAACTAGCTAGCATTGTCTTTACGTATATAATTCCTCATGCTAAAAACAAGTTTTCATCTATGCTGTCTCGATTTCAACTAATTAAACTTTATGGATCTAATATGCACTCAATGGGTGCTTATTTACTAAGCAGCATTTCATCAGTCGATTACCATTATAATATTACTTTGCCACATAAGTATGTAGCAGATTTTTTAGCTTCTGTGATATGCCATGATCTCCGGTTTAGGGCTTCATATTTAGAGGCATTGCCAGCAGTACAGAGTGAGGTGACAAGGAAGACTATTGGAAGTCTTACAACACTGATGGgattaagtatttcaaaaattggTATTAGTGATAAAGCTGCAGGTGATATTGCAGTTATTATATCTTGTAATGTTGGTATACGAACCCTTTATTTGCAGTCAAATAAGTTAGGGACAGCAGGTGCTATCAAGATTGCAAGAGCTTTAAAAGATTCTTTATCACTAACAGAATTTGATATTTCCAATAACAGTATTGGAATTGAAGCAGCAAGTGATATCGCAACTGCTTTATCTCATAATGTTAAACTAAGAAAACTTTATATTCAGGGCAACAATTTTCAGACCACAGGCATTATACAAATTGCAAGACCTTTACAGAGCATCTCTTCATTAACAGAACTTAACATTTCAAATAACGATGTCAGTTGTGAGGCGGCTGATGATATTGCTACTGTTTTGTCCCATAATACTGCATTACAGAAACTTTATCTGGGTGGAAATCATTTAGGAACAGCTGGTACCATTAAGATTGCAAGGGCCTTACAATGCACATTTTCTCTGACAGACTTTAGTGTTTCAAATAATAATATCAAttgtgaagcagcagatgatattgcagtTATCCTATCAAATAGTGCTAAATTGCAAAAACTTTATCTAGAAAATAATAAATTGGAAACAACAGGTACTATTACAGTAATGAGAGCCTTAGAAGGTGCCTCTTCACTGACAGAATGTGATTTGTCAAGCAATGGTATTAGTGGTGAAGCAGTGTATTACATAGCAACCGTCTTGTCTCAAAATGTCAAGTTACAAAAGCTTTACCTTCACGGAAATAATTTTGGTCCAAATGGTCCCACTAAGATTGTTAATGCTTTAGGTAGTAGGTTATCATTAACAGAATTTGCTCTTTCAAATAATGATATCAGTGTTGAAacagcagatgatatagcagtTTTTCTGTCTCATAATACTCAACTTCAGAAACTTTTTCTACACCAGAATAATTTAGGAACAATAAGTGCAATTAAAATTGGAAAAGCCTTACAAAATGCCTCATCACTGATAGAATTTGTAATTTCAGACAACAACATTACCAGTGAAGCAGCTTACGATATTGCATGCATTATAGCCAAAAATACTGATCTACAAAAGTTGTACATAAATGGAAACAATTTTGGAACAGCTGGTGTGATTCAGATTGTTAGGgctttacaaaataattattctctAACAGATTTAAATATTTCAAATAACAACATTGGTGAAGAAGCGgcagatgatattgcagctGTTTTACAACACAGCACCAATTTGCAAAAGCTATATCTAGGTGGAAATAGATTGGAAACAATTGGTATTATGAAGATTACAACAGGTTTGCAGAACACCGTATCTCTTACAGAGTTCAACTTTTCATGTAACAATGTCTGTGATGCAGCAGCAGACAAAATTGCAGCTGTTATACATCATAATAACAATTTACGTAAACTTTATgctaatggaaataatttaagAACATTAGGTGCAATAAAGGTTGCAAGAGCTTTATGCAATGCTTCACTGATAGAATTTAATATTTCAAGTAACAGTATTGGTAAcaaagcagcagatgacattgcagttACTTTGTCACACAGTACTAAATTACGTACGTTCTATATGCAAAGTAACGATTTAGGTACAGTGGGTGCAATGAAAATTGTGCAAGCCTTAAAAGAAACTTCTTCCCTAATTGAACTCAGTATGTCAAACAACAACATTGGTAGTGCAGCTGCAGATGATATAGCAACAGTATTGTCTTATAATAAAAAACTGCAGAAGTTTTATATACGTTCAAACAACATAGGAACAATTGGTGCCATCAAAATTGCAAGGGCATTAAAGGATGCAATGTTCTTGAAAGAATTTGACATTTTGGGTAACAACATTGAcagtgaagcagcagatgaaaTTGCTGCTGTATTAGATCATAATATTTATTTGCGAAAGCTACATCTAGGTAGAAACAGTTTAGGAAGTGAAGGTACTAGTAAGATTGCAAGAGCACTGCTGAGCACTTCATTACTGACAGACTTGAGCATTGAAAATAGCAAAATTtgtagtgaagcagcagatgatatttcAGCTGTTTTGGCTCACAGCACCAATCTACAAAATCTTTATCTACAAATGAACAACTTGGGAACAATAGGTATTGTTAAGATCATGACCGCTTTAAAAATCATCTACAATCTATCTGTGCTAgatatttcaaacaacaatatttgtGTCAAAGCTGCAGATGGCATTGCCGCTGTTTTATCTTGCAACACAAGGTTACAGAAGATTTGTCTTGGTGGAAATAATTTAGAAACAGCAGGTATCATTAAGATAATGCAGAGTTTGCATAATACTGTGAATCTGATGGAATTTGATGTTTCAAGTAATAATCTTAATTCTGAAGCAGCTGATTTTATTGCAAAAGTTTTGCGTCATAACACAAAACTAGAGAAGCTTTGCCTGCAAGACAATAATTTCAAAACAGAAGATGCTATTAAAGTTGCAAGAGCTTTACAATATACTGTATCCTTGACAGAACTTGATATTTCCAGCAACAATATTAGTGGCGAAGCAGCAAGTGATATCACAGCTGTTTTGGTTCATAATATTAAACTGGAAAAACTCTATCTCTAA